AACTGCAACTCCAGAACGTTCAGGGCATGGACTTGTGTCCTGCCTTGCAAGGTTAAATGttcccagcagtgctgagcaaaCTGCCAGTTGGAAACAAATCTGTTCCTTCACTAATGCTTTATTTATTGTGCCTTAGGACACCCAATATAACTTGACTCGGGGAAAGAAATTTCCCTGTACCTAAGCAAAGATTCTTAAAAAACTCTTTCCCTAAGAAGTGATCTGCACACCCTTTCCTGCAAGATGTATCTGTGCACCCAAACCCCACCAGTTTATTGAatcttggttttctttgctgtttatAAAGAATCAGCCACCCACACAGAGTGGCTGTGGGATGAGGGCATTTTTCGTTGTTTAAATTCAAGTACCTGTGCTCTGTGTCAGAACACTAAGTGACTGGACAGGCATCATGCAGTGTTGTTACAGGCTGAGGCACTGAGGCAGCTACTGTCTGCAGCTGTGACTGTGTGTGGCGACTGTGCTGTCACCAGTGTAAACCATTTTAACGCATTCAAAGCAGAGTTGTGAAGTGCATCCTGTGATGCTCACACAGGTTAAAAGATCTAGTAGCCTTGACCTGAGATGCCCAAACTCCCTAGTTTCCAGTCGTTGCTCTGCAGCTCACACACAATCAGGCAGAATAAGGTGTCACTCACCTTTATCACCTGGATCTTTTCCATGTTCCGTGTGGCAGCCTCCCGTGTGTGAACCAGAACTGTGAAGGTGCAGCCTGCAGGAGAAATGGTGGGCTGCAGACCAGGGGACAGCCACCTGAGGATGGGACACTGCCAAGCTGTGCCATGGCTTGAGGCTGTGAGGACACCTTACCTGGGGGGTTGTTGTCAAGCACAGCATCGCACACGCTGATCTTCAGGATGAAGGCACggagcagctgctccacatGGGACAGCAGGGACTCGGAACTGTTGAGGAGACGGGTTGGTTGTGGCATGCTGGGGCATACTGGGGTTGGTACTGGGATACTGGGGCATACTGGGGGCCTGGAGCTGCTTCCAGAACCTCTGCAGGGGCAGGTGTTGGATGCCAGGGGCCAGCAGTAATGGCAACCTTACCTAATGGAAAGAAGAGGCGGCTGGGTGATCTCAAAGACAAATCTCTCCACAGGGTGGTGCTCTTTATCCAGGATTACAACTACGACTTTCTCCACATCGTTCtgcaagagagacagaaaaatccCTCCCTTAAAACAAGCTGTCTTCTGCCCCCAGTGTGCTTCACACACGTCTGATGAAGTGGGAGTGTGCTTCTGTGTTGTGGCTCACAGCACTGGCAGCGATCCAAAGCTTGAGCACTGCCAGATCGTTCTTACTGatcagaaaatgcttttgcagAGACATTTGTTGCTGGGTGTTAAACTGACAGTTCATGGCTCAGGCTGAGGGAGACAAAGTGCACTGAGCAGCACCTTTCTCTGCATACTGTTTTGGAGCCAAGAGGGGAAGGCACAGGCATCACTCAGGAATGGACAATGAGGAGGGGGTTCAGATATGCTCAGCCTGTTGGCCAAAGAGCAGCTTTGTGCTACTGCAGTGTAAAAGTGACCTGCTTCCATTCCCTAAATGTGCTTTAGGTTTGTTTGTAAAGAGCTGAGAATGCAAAACCTGCCAGCAGCCTGAAACATCTCATGTGGTCAcacctttttcttaaaaagccTAGAATTCAAACCCACCTCTGCTTGCTGGCTCACAGCAAAGCATTCAGACTGTTCTGCCAGATTAGGTGCTTAAATGTATTCAAAATCAGAGTGTTAACATGTAAGTAAGTGAAAATACATAGATGTGTCTCCCCTGTGCATGTATCAGTTGGCAACTAAATGCCAGTGATCAGCAGGCAGGGCCTTAACTGCAAGGAAAGGTTATGgatgcagtttttatttttgttagtaaCTTTATCAGCTGTGGAATTGTATCTGGTGAATTTGTAAGGATATTTGGCAACGAAGACAGTATTTGTTCTCTTTCTATCAACCATCTCCAGTCCCTGATCTGATCTCACCTTCTCCAACAGTGGCTTCACACAGTGCAGGGTGTCCTGGATGTACTGGTTCAGCTCCGGGTGGCAGGACATCTGCAGCAACAGAGGGAACAGTCAGAGGGTGTTCTGGTGTCAACCAGCcatgctgcagggacaggagtcAACAGAAGCACTCTGTGTGACAGGGCACTTGAGTCGTGCTTCAAAGAGCATTTTCACCCCTAAGTTGTCAATTCAAACCGGAAATTCTTTCATGGAAGGGTTACTTAGCTGAGGCTGATCACTGGACCCACACAGCTGTAGTATATTGGGAATACAGACCCACAATAGCATATTGGGAATAGTATATTCCAACCATTTCTACTTCCCAG
The nucleotide sequence above comes from Apus apus isolate bApuApu2 chromosome 20, bApuApu2.pri.cur, whole genome shotgun sequence. Encoded proteins:
- the MAD2L2 gene encoding mitotic spindle assembly checkpoint protein MAD2B — encoded protein: MTTLTRQDLNFGQVVADVLSEFLEVAVHLILYVREVYPIGIFQKRKKYNVPVQMSCHPELNQYIQDTLHCVKPLLEKNDVEKVVVVILDKEHHPVERFVFEITQPPLLSISSESLLSHVEQLLRAFILKISVCDAVLDNNPPGCTFTVLVHTREAATRNMEKIQVIKDFPWILADEQDVHMHDPRLIPLKTMTSDLLKMQLYVEERAHKGT